Proteins found in one Corynebacterium freneyi genomic segment:
- a CDS encoding DUF3375 domain-containing protein — MAVIGSAAARSLELRRLVDDSRVFSLLRSHHAPVIIAVISEYFPVGTQPRAAGEVYEALSDDLARLRSRGIDMPRSAQQYCGDWVGSGWLIRRPGSTSTGETLEPSEEALIAVDMASRLTAPRPAATASRITSLTERIQSLARDTDPDAQSRLESLYAQRAELEARIEDVAAGEFTLPSTEEISERISDILDSAAAVPADFARVRQDLEDLNRTLRRQLLDPEGTRGDVLEDIFRGVDLIGESEAGRSFSGFYAMLLDPERSEYVDAWIRQVLDRDSSNSLSPEVKRRLRRLFRDMEISGAEVSQVLTGLSRSLRHYVTSDEFAEDRRMLELLRQARGAAADAAEKGQAKPLTNLSTAVELIGMSIDSVSRLRLRNPGEERVAVVLEDSPTATVDTAELLNKVRASEIDFEELRNNVLASINRHGTPTIGTVLADHPATQGLASIVGLLHMAMRHGYPAVALDTKTEVDTAAGVAREIVTWNGEGDEGKARIPRWFFDERSFHNHGSEGRSTS; from the coding sequence ATGGCGGTGATCGGCAGTGCTGCGGCGCGTTCCCTTGAGCTGAGGCGGCTCGTGGATGACTCGCGCGTGTTCAGCCTGCTCCGAAGCCATCATGCACCGGTGATCATCGCCGTCATCTCGGAATACTTCCCCGTCGGCACCCAACCCCGCGCAGCCGGTGAGGTGTACGAAGCCCTGTCCGACGACCTCGCGCGGTTGCGGTCACGGGGCATCGACATGCCGCGCAGCGCCCAACAGTATTGCGGTGACTGGGTCGGTTCCGGCTGGCTGATCCGCCGACCGGGCAGCACCTCAACAGGTGAGACTCTCGAACCGAGCGAGGAAGCGCTCATCGCCGTCGACATGGCGTCACGGCTGACGGCGCCACGCCCGGCGGCTACGGCGTCGCGAATCACGTCGTTGACGGAACGGATCCAGTCATTGGCGCGCGACACCGATCCGGATGCTCAGAGCCGCCTGGAAAGTCTGTACGCGCAAAGGGCCGAATTGGAGGCGCGGATCGAAGACGTCGCCGCCGGAGAGTTCACGCTGCCGAGCACGGAGGAGATCTCCGAGCGCATATCCGACATCCTCGACTCGGCCGCCGCCGTGCCCGCGGATTTCGCCAGGGTCCGACAGGATCTCGAGGACTTGAACAGGACTTTGCGGCGGCAGCTGTTGGACCCCGAGGGAACCCGGGGCGATGTTCTGGAGGACATTTTCCGCGGCGTCGACTTGATCGGGGAATCCGAGGCAGGCAGGAGCTTTTCGGGCTTCTATGCGATGCTGCTGGATCCCGAACGCTCCGAATACGTGGATGCGTGGATTCGCCAGGTGCTTGACCGGGACTCATCGAACTCCCTGTCGCCGGAGGTCAAACGCCGGTTGCGACGCCTGTTCCGGGACATGGAGATATCCGGCGCCGAGGTCAGCCAAGTGTTGACGGGATTGTCGCGGTCCCTGCGCCACTATGTCACCTCCGACGAGTTCGCGGAGGACAGGCGAATGCTCGAGCTGCTCCGGCAAGCTCGTGGGGCGGCGGCGGATGCAGCGGAAAAGGGTCAGGCGAAGCCGTTGACCAACTTGTCTACTGCGGTGGAACTGATCGGCATGTCGATCGATTCGGTTTCGCGATTGCGGCTCCGGAATCCCGGTGAGGAGCGGGTCGCCGTGGTTCTGGAGGATTCCCCCACCGCGACCGTGGACACCGCCGAACTTCTCAATAAGGTCCGGGCTAGCGAAATCGACTTCGAAGAACTGCGCAACAACGTCTTGGCGAGCATCAATCGCCACGGAACGCCGACCATCGGCACCGTCCTCGCCGATCACCCAGCGACCCAAGGCCTCGCCAGTATCGTGGGCCTTTTGCACATGGCCATGCGCCACGGCTACCCGGCCGTGGCACTAGACACCAAAACGGAGGTCGATACCGCCGCTGGTGTGGCCCGGGAAATCGTCACCTGGAACGGTGAAGGCGACGAAGGCAAAGCCCGGATTCCCCGGTGGTTTTTCGACGAACGCAGCTTCCACAATCATGGTTCCGAAGGAAGGTCAACGTCATGA
- a CDS encoding SulP family inorganic anion transporter, with translation MTNSADDPARRDVAKQETPNDATPRADHADRTDRRPEPDAPVGVVDSFKFAFRSPTRLRKEVLAGLVVALALIPEAISFSILAGVDPRMGLFASFTMAVTIAFTGGRPAMISAATGAVALVIAPVVAEHGVEYFLATVILAGIIQIVLSLLGVAKLMRFIPRQVMVGFVNALAILIFMAQIPHLVGVPWLVYPLVAVGIAIMVFFPRVTTVVPAPLIAILAISIVVVAAGWNVPDVADQGELPESWPELLIPNVPLTLDTLTIITPYAFAMALVGLMESLMTAKLVDDITEVHSDKTREGWGQGVANAITGFFGGMGGCAMIGQTMINVRESGARTRLSTLLAGVFLLILVVTLGDVVGMIPMAALVAVMVMVSVGTMDWHSIHPRTLRIMPLSETTVMVVTVASTVVTHNLAIGVILGVVAAMIMFARRVAHMVSVEKVHEADVNGDGNIDVRRYKVRGELFFASSNDLVYQFDYSDDPDHVILDLTEADVWDSSTVATLDAIRTKYEAKGKELTVVGLDGPSLDRLERLSGKLGD, from the coding sequence ATGACGAACAGCGCCGACGACCCCGCACGCCGCGACGTCGCCAAGCAGGAAACCCCGAACGACGCCACACCCCGCGCCGACCATGCGGACCGCACGGACCGCCGGCCCGAGCCGGACGCGCCCGTGGGGGTCGTGGACTCGTTCAAGTTCGCGTTCCGGTCGCCGACCCGGCTGCGCAAGGAGGTCCTCGCGGGCCTCGTCGTGGCGTTGGCGCTGATCCCGGAGGCGATCTCATTCTCCATCCTCGCGGGCGTTGACCCGCGCATGGGCCTGTTCGCGTCGTTCACCATGGCCGTGACCATCGCGTTCACCGGCGGCCGCCCGGCGATGATCTCCGCCGCCACCGGCGCCGTGGCACTGGTCATCGCGCCCGTCGTCGCCGAACACGGCGTCGAGTACTTCCTGGCCACCGTCATTCTCGCCGGCATCATCCAGATCGTGCTCAGCCTGCTGGGCGTGGCCAAGCTTATGCGGTTCATTCCGCGGCAGGTGATGGTCGGTTTCGTCAACGCGCTGGCCATCCTCATTTTCATGGCGCAGATCCCGCATCTGGTTGGAGTGCCGTGGCTGGTGTACCCGCTCGTCGCCGTCGGAATCGCCATCATGGTGTTCTTCCCGCGCGTCACCACCGTTGTGCCGGCGCCGTTGATCGCCATCCTGGCGATCTCCATCGTCGTCGTCGCCGCCGGCTGGAACGTCCCCGACGTCGCCGATCAAGGCGAGCTGCCGGAATCGTGGCCCGAGCTGCTCATCCCGAACGTTCCGCTGACCCTGGACACCCTGACGATCATCACTCCGTACGCCTTCGCAATGGCCCTGGTCGGGCTGATGGAATCGCTGATGACCGCCAAACTCGTCGACGACATCACCGAGGTTCACTCCGACAAGACCCGCGAGGGTTGGGGCCAGGGCGTCGCCAACGCCATCACCGGATTCTTCGGCGGCATGGGCGGTTGCGCCATGATCGGCCAGACGATGATCAACGTCCGCGAATCCGGTGCCCGCACCCGCCTGTCCACGCTGCTCGCCGGCGTCTTCCTGCTGATCCTCGTGGTCACGCTCGGCGACGTCGTCGGCATGATCCCCATGGCCGCCCTGGTCGCGGTGATGGTGATGGTCTCCGTCGGCACGATGGACTGGCATTCGATCCACCCCCGCACGCTGCGGATCATGCCGCTGAGTGAAACCACCGTCATGGTGGTCACCGTCGCGTCGACCGTCGTCACGCACAACCTGGCCATCGGCGTCATCCTCGGCGTCGTCGCCGCGATGATCATGTTCGCCCGCCGCGTGGCGCACATGGTCAGCGTGGAGAAGGTCCACGAAGCCGATGTCAACGGTGACGGCAACATCGACGTCCGCCGCTACAAGGTCCGCGGTGAATTGTTTTTCGCGTCCAGCAACGACCTGGTGTACCAGTTCGACTACTCCGACGACCCCGACCACGTCATCCTCGACCTCACCGAGGCCGATGTGTGGGATTCCTCGACCGTCGCCACTCTCGACGCGATCCGCACCAAGTACGAGGCCAAGGGCAAGGAGCTCACCGTCGTCGGCCTCGACGGGCCGAGCCTCGACCGGCTCGAGCGGCTGTCCGGGAAGCTGGGGGACTAG
- a CDS encoding Wadjet anti-phage system protein JetD domain-containing protein, producing MARSVPVAPSDIAARLSRKVDQHAGAWLFDDPSASAAGVSVPLHPPKIPSSSADAEAGAAFIRSWQETELTWRKSGLAADVDWRERNWRSWGVQTVPERVQITGADAICVAAGRGSEWRRWVRRRDALISAIIGSRGPGEVSENSLRSAISATWKRWAPLADGEIAKLGAVVAWFLGNPDSGLLPRAVAVRGVDGKWLEQHNFVVRRLVSGARGEESASVGDLGLGRRPATIRLRLLDPGLGPGWPSTDVAAPITDIAELWSAADRGNVGVVKQEPERPRTAIIVENLETFLSLPPGEFGPGAVAVWGAGYGATELARLRWLRECRVLYWGDLDAHGFGILNGLRGSDGNLDVRSVLMDRATFEAYADLAVPDPTATRASFVHLTAAEADALDALVVAGDQRLEQERIPLSEALRALIAAIPGD from the coding sequence ATGGCCCGCTCGGTACCCGTGGCTCCGTCCGACATCGCGGCTCGCTTGTCCCGCAAGGTGGACCAGCACGCGGGAGCGTGGCTTTTCGACGACCCGTCGGCGTCCGCCGCAGGCGTGTCCGTGCCATTGCATCCGCCGAAGATCCCATCCTCGAGCGCCGACGCGGAAGCCGGGGCCGCGTTCATCCGGTCCTGGCAGGAAACGGAGCTGACGTGGCGGAAGTCCGGGCTCGCCGCGGACGTTGATTGGCGCGAGCGGAATTGGCGCAGTTGGGGCGTACAGACCGTGCCCGAGCGGGTGCAGATCACCGGAGCCGATGCCATATGCGTGGCCGCGGGGCGGGGTTCCGAGTGGCGACGATGGGTTCGCCGCCGCGACGCGCTCATATCGGCCATCATCGGGTCACGGGGGCCTGGCGAGGTCTCCGAGAATTCGCTCAGGTCGGCGATATCGGCGACCTGGAAGCGCTGGGCTCCCCTGGCGGACGGCGAAATTGCCAAGCTGGGCGCCGTCGTCGCATGGTTCCTGGGAAATCCGGACTCTGGCTTGCTGCCACGGGCCGTGGCGGTCCGGGGCGTGGACGGGAAATGGCTGGAACAGCACAATTTCGTGGTCCGGCGGTTGGTGTCGGGAGCACGCGGCGAAGAATCCGCAAGCGTCGGCGACCTCGGGTTGGGTCGGCGGCCCGCGACGATCCGCCTCCGGCTGCTCGATCCGGGACTCGGCCCCGGTTGGCCGTCGACGGATGTGGCGGCACCGATCACCGACATCGCCGAATTGTGGTCTGCGGCGGACCGGGGGAACGTCGGCGTCGTCAAGCAAGAACCGGAACGGCCGCGTACCGCGATCATCGTGGAGAACCTGGAGACGTTCCTGTCCCTGCCCCCGGGAGAATTCGGCCCCGGCGCAGTAGCGGTGTGGGGCGCGGGCTACGGGGCCACCGAGCTGGCGCGGCTGCGGTGGCTGCGCGAATGCAGGGTGCTCTATTGGGGCGATCTGGATGCCCACGGATTCGGGATCCTCAATGGGCTGCGGGGTTCCGACGGGAACCTCGATGTGAGGTCCGTGCTCATGGATCGGGCGACTTTCGAGGCATACGCCGACCTTGCCGTGCCGGACCCGACGGCGACGCGAGCCTCTTTCGTGCATCTCACGGCCGCAGAAGCCGACGCGTTGGACGCCCTGGTCGTCGCCGGGGATCAACGGCTGGAACAGGAACGGATCCCCTTGTCGGAGGCCCTTCGAGCCTTGATCGCCGCCATCCCCGGCGATTGA
- a CDS encoding DsbA family oxidoreductase has translation MRIDIWSDVVCPFCWIGKRHLEKALQGFRAEHPDAEVEVLWRAFQLDPNAEAESSETIPEMIARKYGMPLEAAVESQDQMAATFASVGLEFNWRDARSGNTFDAHRLAAMASDHDLDDEADEALKKAYFTDGRLVSDHGVLREIGESIGLSGDAVDGMLASDEYALDVRHDMTMAQGLGISGVPFFVFDGKFAVNGAQPVDVFRQALDTAWAESGKGVTTTDATASDGGAGDGGGAEGPDCTDGSCST, from the coding sequence ATGCGCATCGATATCTGGTCCGACGTCGTCTGCCCGTTCTGCTGGATCGGCAAGCGGCACCTGGAGAAGGCCCTCCAGGGTTTCCGCGCCGAGCACCCCGACGCCGAGGTGGAGGTCCTGTGGCGGGCGTTCCAGCTCGACCCGAATGCGGAGGCCGAGTCCTCCGAGACGATCCCGGAGATGATCGCCCGTAAGTACGGCATGCCGCTGGAGGCCGCGGTGGAGTCCCAGGATCAGATGGCCGCGACGTTCGCCTCCGTCGGTCTGGAGTTCAACTGGCGCGACGCCAGGTCCGGCAACACCTTCGACGCCCACCGCCTGGCCGCGATGGCCTCGGATCACGACCTCGACGACGAGGCCGATGAGGCGCTGAAGAAGGCCTACTTCACCGACGGTCGCCTCGTGTCCGACCACGGCGTGCTCCGCGAGATCGGCGAGTCGATCGGCCTGTCCGGCGATGCCGTCGACGGGATGCTGGCCTCCGACGAGTACGCCCTCGACGTCCGCCACGACATGACGATGGCCCAGGGTCTGGGCATTTCCGGCGTGCCCTTCTTCGTCTTCGACGGCAAGTTCGCCGTCAACGGTGCCCAGCCCGTCGATGTGTTCCGGCAGGCGTTGGACACCGCGTGGGCGGAATCCGGCAAGGGCGTGACGACGACCGATGCCACCGCATCCGATGGCGGGGCCGGTGACGGCGGAGGTGCCGAGGGGCCCGATTGCACGGACGGTTCCTGCTCGACGTAG
- a CDS encoding DUF4194 domain-containing protein, which produces MTEPAHARIADPTAAQAETPLGPDQLWRTDTGTLSAASRRALVRLLQGPLVRADKQPEVWKAILSDETELRSRLSDVFLDLVLDETSGIAFTRMVDADESVSVPKVLRTVPLNHIDTVVLLHLRTELAMAQPGERVIVEKDEVFDALEVYRVGSDRDEGTYRTRFDASFKRIGGYNLISATETEGRFEVSPVLKSIFDPDIVAGIRDEYLAMSGGSGSSDGDGAGGDPIDVDAAFEDREGTEE; this is translated from the coding sequence ATGACCGAACCCGCACACGCGCGGATCGCAGATCCGACGGCAGCCCAAGCGGAGACTCCACTTGGCCCCGACCAGCTCTGGCGAACCGACACGGGCACGTTGTCGGCCGCGTCGCGTCGGGCACTGGTCCGTTTGCTGCAGGGACCACTGGTCAGAGCTGATAAGCAGCCCGAAGTGTGGAAGGCGATTCTCAGCGACGAAACCGAGCTGCGTTCGCGCCTATCGGACGTGTTCCTGGATCTTGTTCTTGACGAAACATCAGGGATCGCCTTCACCCGGATGGTCGACGCCGACGAGAGCGTATCGGTACCAAAGGTGCTTCGCACGGTGCCGCTCAATCACATCGACACGGTCGTCTTGCTGCATCTGCGCACCGAGCTGGCCATGGCGCAACCGGGTGAACGCGTGATCGTGGAGAAGGACGAGGTCTTCGACGCTCTCGAGGTGTACCGCGTGGGCAGCGACCGGGACGAAGGGACGTACCGGACCCGATTCGACGCTTCATTCAAACGAATCGGCGGATACAACCTCATCTCGGCGACCGAAACGGAAGGGCGATTCGAGGTGTCCCCCGTACTCAAATCAATCTTCGACCCCGACATCGTCGCCGGCATCCGCGACGAGTACCTGGCCATGTCCGGTGGATCTGGTTCATCCGACGGCGATGGGGCCGGCGGCGATCCGATCGACGTCGACGCCGCGTTCGAGGACCGGGAAGGAACGGAAGAGTGA
- a CDS encoding HD domain-containing protein, which translates to MTNFAAHPDATIRAAHALAARAHADDVRPGPGGADEPYLRHVERVAEMVEAVGGTPDMIAAALLHDVAEDHPETWESERAGLPADVVKHVEALTKRDGEDYADFVDRAAADERSRAIKLADVRDNHGGLGNLPTDTDAERARVDKLRARYSAALERLERDSGE; encoded by the coding sequence ATGACGAACTTTGCCGCCCACCCCGACGCCACGATCCGCGCCGCCCACGCACTGGCCGCACGCGCCCACGCCGACGACGTCCGCCCCGGCCCCGGCGGCGCCGACGAGCCCTACCTGCGCCACGTCGAGCGCGTCGCGGAGATGGTCGAGGCGGTCGGCGGCACCCCGGACATGATTGCCGCGGCGCTGCTTCACGACGTCGCCGAGGATCACCCCGAAACCTGGGAATCCGAGCGAGCCGGACTGCCGGCGGACGTCGTCAAGCATGTCGAGGCACTGACGAAGCGGGACGGCGAGGACTACGCGGACTTCGTGGACCGGGCGGCGGCCGATGAACGATCCCGGGCGATCAAGCTCGCCGACGTGCGCGACAACCACGGCGGCCTGGGCAATTTGCCAACCGACACCGACGCCGAACGCGCCCGCGTCGACAAGCTGCGAGCCCGGTACTCCGCCGCGCTGGAACGATTGGAGCGGGACAGCGGCGAATGA
- a CDS encoding bile acid:sodium symporter family protein produces the protein MMNHTSPHGRANEDAPVHVENKAEERSAAIAVVAFPAFILVGAVIAYFVPEPFVPIGDYITYALMVIMFCMGLTLTIPDLKLVARRPGPIAIGVVAQFVIMPLAAVAVAKMLGLNPMLAIGLLMLGSVPGGTASNVVAYLAKGDVALSVAMTSVSTLLSPIVTPIIMLLLAGEETPVDGGGIAWTLAKTVLIPVVGGLVIRVLFDKIIDKILPILPWLSILGIGAVVFPAVAKSAETLKTVGLLVIAAVILHNLFGYIFGYLAAKVFSFPPEACRTTAIEVATQSAGLASGMSGTFFSAEAAIPGAIAAVWHNVAGAIFAAGARRLADRTSADRT, from the coding sequence ATGATGAACCACACCTCACCGCACGGCCGGGCGAACGAGGACGCTCCGGTGCACGTCGAGAACAAGGCCGAGGAACGCTCCGCCGCAATCGCGGTCGTCGCCTTCCCCGCGTTCATCCTCGTCGGCGCCGTCATCGCCTACTTCGTCCCCGAACCGTTCGTGCCCATCGGCGACTACATCACCTACGCCCTGATGGTGATCATGTTCTGCATGGGCCTGACGCTGACGATCCCGGACCTCAAGCTCGTCGCCCGCCGCCCCGGGCCCATCGCCATCGGCGTCGTCGCCCAGTTCGTGATCATGCCGCTGGCCGCCGTCGCGGTGGCGAAGATGCTCGGCCTCAACCCGATGCTCGCCATCGGCCTGCTCATGCTCGGCTCCGTGCCCGGCGGCACCGCCTCCAACGTCGTGGCGTACCTGGCCAAGGGCGACGTCGCCCTGTCCGTGGCCATGACCTCTGTGTCGACGCTGCTGTCGCCGATCGTCACCCCGATCATCATGCTGCTGCTCGCCGGCGAGGAAACCCCCGTCGACGGCGGCGGCATCGCCTGGACCCTGGCCAAGACCGTGCTCATCCCCGTCGTCGGCGGCCTGGTCATCCGCGTGCTGTTCGACAAGATCATCGACAAGATCCTGCCGATCCTGCCGTGGCTGTCGATCCTGGGCATCGGCGCCGTGGTGTTCCCGGCCGTCGCCAAATCCGCCGAGACCCTCAAGACCGTGGGCCTGCTCGTCATCGCCGCGGTGATCCTGCACAACCTGTTCGGCTACATCTTCGGATACCTCGCCGCGAAGGTGTTCTCGTTCCCGCCGGAGGCCTGCCGCACCACCGCCATCGAAGTGGCCACCCAGTCCGCCGGCCTGGCGTCGGGCATGTCCGGCACGTTCTTCTCGGCCGAGGCCGCCATCCCGGGTGCCATCGCCGCCGTGTGGCACAACGTCGCCGGCGCCATCTTCGCCGCCGGTGCGCGCAGGCTGGCCGACCGCACATCGGCCGACCGTACGTAG
- a CDS encoding ATP-binding protein — translation MTTAIHPGQFRLSRVQLINWGTFGGYVDVDVPRQGFLITGGSGSGKSTLIDAISTVLVPPQNVHFNAAAQQTSSGRGGRSLVSYIRGAWRRGTDESGDITQSYLRPKATCTGICLTYSDGDDSGASGAATEVSLAALYYLKAGDNSQTGVRRLFGVLDGPVELRDMYPYLTSGIDVRGLKKKWSNGSFTDKHTVFSGRFRKKLGIANEEAQLLLHRTLSAKSLGSLDQLFRDYMLEEPLTFSFADTAVEQFGELREAYDKVQDIRAQISALEPLPKHAAARREALVGTRDAELMSNALPRVQNRIHAELLREDIAAAEARLASLRAALSDRESAKKRAVAALKDTELRLAQIDGGRHESLIAELGDIRDNIERRRAKLEGLTSSIHSLGGQAPASNADFNDLLADAARRLADFDAEFAALQATGYDLSTDRRDARSAVAKLSEELAALQKQSNNIGMRHIAVRERLCRELGASTGELPFIGELLQVRATEAEWRPAIERLLGGFAQTLVVPESLKDRASAWINDNNLQVRLVYRVVPLGAAPRVKRVSARALPRKLDIADGPYREWVTAQLHERFNYECVDSPRDMFDHDRALTRQGLAKHSKDRFEKDDRSPLGNTRNYRLGWSNDEKVEALRADLATAKKVLRTREEVLRTHDSKVKRLQDDRQCAAEIRAVEWSDIDVAGAEKAADDMAARIASWSTDNPDIAKIQVEYNRASLLEKSANEEYLTARDAVTTAANRHSDMTEQLEQLEREQSDADAPDDADAARGDALVEELFSSLTRRPTAAGMERLGQEALRSIHELQHQHQRKLQSADNAITRVLGAYITQWPSERSDLRAEPSFVGDGVKRLETLRSDGLARFHNRFMELMNDLSGRNLGQLSAELRRARSDIEDRIRPVNDSLAKSEFNQGRWLRIDVHDATGETVQSFLKELEAAVSGSLATTRADGTDAGVAEERFEKMAALLDRLGSADSADLRWRRQVLDTRKHVSFIGVEYNAVGDVVDTHRDSASLSGGQAQKLVFFCLAAALRYQLAEPDQPVPTYGSVILDEAFDRADPEYTRRAMDVFTSFGFHMILATPLKLIQTLHPYVGGTLVVAYQESVDDRGRDVASTHVSEVEIF, via the coding sequence GTGACCACGGCAATCCACCCCGGCCAGTTCCGGCTCAGCCGCGTGCAGCTGATCAACTGGGGCACGTTCGGCGGGTACGTCGACGTCGACGTGCCCCGGCAGGGTTTCCTGATCACGGGCGGTTCGGGCTCCGGAAAATCGACGCTCATCGACGCCATCTCCACCGTCCTGGTCCCACCGCAGAATGTGCACTTCAACGCTGCGGCCCAGCAAACGTCGTCGGGTCGGGGCGGCCGCAGCCTGGTGTCCTACATCCGCGGTGCGTGGCGGCGCGGCACCGACGAAAGCGGTGACATCACCCAGAGTTACCTGCGCCCGAAGGCCACCTGCACCGGCATCTGCCTGACCTATTCCGACGGCGACGACTCCGGCGCCTCCGGCGCCGCCACCGAGGTGTCGCTCGCCGCCCTGTATTACCTCAAGGCCGGTGACAACTCGCAGACCGGCGTCCGCCGTCTCTTCGGCGTCCTCGACGGGCCGGTCGAGCTACGGGACATGTACCCGTACCTGACCTCGGGCATCGATGTCCGCGGCCTGAAGAAGAAGTGGAGCAACGGCAGCTTCACCGACAAGCACACCGTTTTCTCGGGTCGATTCCGCAAGAAACTCGGCATCGCCAACGAGGAGGCGCAGCTGCTGCTCCACCGGACGTTGTCGGCGAAATCCCTGGGCAGCCTCGATCAGCTTTTCCGCGATTACATGCTGGAAGAGCCGCTGACCTTCAGTTTCGCCGACACCGCCGTCGAGCAATTCGGGGAGCTGCGCGAGGCCTACGACAAAGTCCAGGACATCCGCGCCCAGATCTCCGCATTGGAACCGCTGCCCAAACACGCGGCAGCCCGTCGCGAAGCACTGGTTGGCACCCGTGACGCCGAGCTGATGAGCAACGCCCTGCCCCGCGTGCAAAACCGGATCCACGCTGAACTGCTGCGCGAAGACATCGCGGCGGCGGAAGCGCGCTTGGCTTCGCTGCGGGCTGCGCTGTCGGATCGGGAGTCGGCGAAGAAGCGGGCGGTCGCGGCGCTAAAGGACACCGAACTCCGCCTCGCGCAAATCGACGGCGGCCGGCATGAGTCGCTCATCGCGGAGCTCGGCGACATCCGGGACAACATCGAACGCCGCCGCGCCAAGCTGGAGGGGCTGACCTCTTCCATTCATTCCCTCGGCGGCCAAGCTCCCGCGTCGAACGCGGACTTCAACGACCTGCTCGCGGATGCCGCGCGCCGTCTCGCGGATTTTGACGCGGAGTTCGCGGCCCTGCAAGCGACCGGATATGACCTGAGCACCGACCGGAGGGACGCGCGATCGGCCGTCGCAAAGCTTTCGGAGGAACTGGCGGCCCTGCAAAAACAATCGAACAACATCGGCATGCGTCACATCGCGGTGCGGGAGCGTCTCTGCCGCGAGTTGGGCGCCTCCACGGGTGAGCTGCCGTTCATCGGCGAGTTGCTGCAGGTCCGCGCCACCGAAGCTGAATGGCGGCCCGCGATCGAACGGCTGCTCGGGGGATTCGCCCAGACGCTCGTCGTCCCGGAGTCGCTCAAAGACCGGGCATCGGCATGGATCAACGACAACAACCTGCAGGTCCGTCTGGTCTACCGGGTGGTTCCGCTGGGAGCCGCACCCCGGGTCAAGCGAGTGTCGGCGCGGGCACTTCCCCGCAAACTCGACATCGCCGACGGCCCATACCGGGAATGGGTCACGGCTCAGCTCCACGAGCGCTTCAACTACGAGTGCGTGGATTCGCCACGCGACATGTTCGACCACGACCGGGCCCTGACGCGGCAGGGTTTGGCCAAGCACTCGAAGGACCGGTTCGAAAAGGACGACCGCTCCCCTCTGGGCAACACGCGCAACTACAGGCTCGGTTGGTCGAACGACGAAAAAGTCGAGGCCTTGCGCGCCGATTTGGCCACGGCGAAGAAGGTGCTCCGCACTCGCGAGGAGGTACTGCGCACCCATGACTCGAAGGTGAAGCGACTGCAGGATGATCGCCAGTGCGCCGCCGAGATCCGTGCCGTGGAGTGGTCGGACATCGACGTCGCCGGCGCGGAGAAGGCCGCCGACGACATGGCCGCGCGCATCGCAAGTTGGTCGACAGACAACCCCGACATCGCGAAGATCCAAGTCGAGTACAACCGGGCCAGCCTGCTGGAGAAAAGCGCCAACGAGGAGTACCTCACCGCCCGCGATGCCGTGACGACGGCGGCGAACAGGCACTCCGACATGACGGAGCAGCTGGAACAGCTCGAACGAGAGCAGTCCGACGCCGATGCCCCCGACGACGCCGACGCAGCCCGCGGTGACGCGCTCGTCGAGGAGCTGTTCTCTTCCCTGACCCGCCGCCCCACCGCCGCGGGAATGGAACGGCTCGGGCAGGAGGCCCTCCGCAGCATCCACGAGCTGCAGCACCAGCACCAGCGGAAACTCCAATCCGCCGACAATGCCATCACCAGGGTGCTCGGGGCGTACATCACGCAATGGCCCTCGGAGCGGTCGGATCTCCGAGCGGAGCCGTCGTTCGTCGGGGACGGCGTCAAGCGTCTGGAGACCCTCCGCTCGGACGGTCTCGCCCGTTTCCACAACCGGTTCATGGAACTGATGAACGACCTGTCCGGGCGAAACCTCGGGCAACTGTCGGCCGAGCTTCGTCGCGCCAGGTCGGACATCGAGGACCGCATCCGGCCCGTCAACGATTCGTTGGCCAAGTCGGAGTTCAACCAGGGGCGGTGGCTCCGTATCGACGTGCACGACGCGACGGGCGAGACGGTGCAGAGCTTCCTGAAGGAGCTGGAAGCTGCGGTATCGGGTTCGCTCGCCACCACCCGCGCGGATGGGACCGATGCAGGTGTCGCCGAAGAGCGCTTCGAAAAGATGGCGGCACTGCTCGACCGGCTCGGATCCGCGGATTCGGCGGACCTGCGCTGGCGCCGGCAGGTGCTGGATACCCGCAAGCACGTCAGCTTCATCGGCGTGGAGTACAACGCCGTCGGCGACGTGGTGGACACGCACCGCGATTCGGCGAGCTTGTCCGGCGGCCAGGCCCAGAAGCTGGTGTTCTTCTGTCTCGCGGCGGCGCTGCGCTACCAGCTCGCCGAACCCGACCAGCCGGTGCCCACCTACGGCAGCGTCATCCTCGACGAAGCCTTCGACCGCGCCGACCCCGAGTACACCAGACGTGCGATGGACGTGTTCACGAGCTTCGGATTCCACATGATTCTGGCCACCCCGTTGAAGCTGATCCAGACGTTGCACCCGTACGTGGGCGGCACGCTCGTCGTCGCATACCAAGAATCGGTGGACGACCGCGGACGCGACGTCGCGTCGACGCACGTGTCGGAAGTGGAGATTTTCTGA